From a region of the Mercurialis annua linkage group LG1-X, ddMerAnnu1.2, whole genome shotgun sequence genome:
- the LOC126667845 gene encoding uncharacterized protein LOC126667845, which translates to MWFNASTTSQGAGVGVHIISPLGASYQLSFQLHFECTNNQAKYEALIFGLEILAELGAKAISVRGDSLLVIKQVIGEFKCESELLERYCNKAKHLIEDFQDRRLEYTERADNGIANDLAQHGKIRGPDIRPGDFGRARGKGDQHKRGFFVGHQASNWGIQVRVRASGEWVERKPPIRYNGRETPNLHTGGITININESFSAYQLDVTQDWRTEILKWFETPDQANRRLRTVALNYVDLAGELYKKGFEGLLFRCIGQKEAMSAMAEVHEGIADANMAGPRMRWLIHKYGFYWLKMEQDCIRYAKGCEACQKYGPIQHVPAEELHSIIKLWPFRGWASDLIGKIYPGSLDGHTFVIIATCYFTKWVKEKPLKSPTQEAVIKFSNEYIVHRHANGQAEATNKAIKLIVQKMIEENPRQWHVLLSEAVRANRTSQKSATGSSPFRMVYWYDAMLPIELTVMSTRRLYQNKLSKDD; encoded by the exons ATGTGGTTCAATGCGTCCACGACTAGCCAGGGGGCAGGTGTCGGAGTGCACATCATTTCACCCTTGGGGGCATCATACCAATTGTCATTCCAACTCCACTTTGAATGCACCAACAACCAGGCAAAATACGAGGCCCTGATATTCGGCCTGGAGATTTTGGCCGAGCTAGGGGCAAAGGCGATCAGCGTAAGAGGGGATTCTTTGTTGGTCATCAAGCAAGTAATTGGGGAATTCAAGTGCGAGTCCGAGCTTCTGGAGAGGTATTGCAATAAGGCAAAGCACCTGATTGAAGACTTTCAAGATAGAAGGTTAGAATACACCGAGAGGGCTGACAATGGTATCGCCAATGATTTGGCTCAACACG GCAAAATACGAGGCCCTGATATTCGGCCGGGAGATTTTGGCCGAGCTAGGGGCAAAGGCGATCAGCATAAGAGGGGATTCTTTGTTGGTCATCAAGCAAGTAATTGGGGAATTCAAGTGCGAGTCCGAGCTTCTGGTGAG TGGGTAGAACGTAAACCTCCAATTCGATACAATGGAAGAGAAACACCGAACCTACATACTGGGGGCATTACCATCAATATCAATGAAAGTTTTTCAGCCTATCAATTGGATGTTACCCAAGATTGGAGGACCGAAATTTTGAAGTGGTTTGAAACACCAGATCAGGCGAATAGGAGGCTTAGGACCGTGGCCTTAAACTACGTTGACCTGGCAGGCGAACTGTACAAAAAAGGTTTTGAAGGTCTGCTCTTCAGGTGCATCGGCCAAAAGGAAGCGATGTCGGCAATGGCCGAAGTACATGAAGGAATAGCAGACGCTAACATGGCGGGCCCCAGAATGAGATGGTTGATCCATAAATATGGATTTTACTGGCTgaaaatggaacaagactgcATCAGGTATGCGAAGGGATGCGAAGCCTGTCAGAAATATGGACCGATACAGCATGTCCCTGCCGAGGAACTCCATTCCATCATCAAGCTATGGCCGTTTAGAGGATGGGCAAGTGATCTCATAGGGAAAATATATCCTGGTTCGTTAGATGGCCATACATTTGTTATAATTGCCACATGCTATTTTACTAAATGGGTCAAAGAAAAGCCCCTGAAATCGCCCACGCAAGAAGCCGTGATCAAGTTCTCTAATGAGTACATCGTTCATCGGCATG CCAACGGACAAGCCGAGGCAACGAACAAGGCTATCAAGCTCATCGTTCAgaagatgattgaagaaaacccaagacAATGGCACGTATTGTTGTCAGAAGCAGTAAGGGCGAATAGAACTAGCCAGAAATCGGCCACAGGGAGCTCACCTTTCCGGATGGTGTATTGGTATGATGCGATGTTGCCAATCGAGCTTACTGTAATGTCTACTCGCCGTTTGTATCAGAATAAATTATCCAAGGAtgattaa